From a single Carassius carassius chromosome 8, fCarCar2.1, whole genome shotgun sequence genomic region:
- the ube2ql1 gene encoding ubiquitin-conjugating enzyme E2Q-like protein 1 isoform X1, with translation MATLLRKIGLIRLHDRDTEDPKHHHQGSLKGTKGNQKNNNMKHCNTSNETNNILSTPEIKARRFDVSGKDKPAVKPDKPSKDAKEKPQTGGGKATSGSVMPPPAAHRQHCTQVRTRRLMKELQDIRRLGDSFITVELADDNLFDWNVKLHQVDKDSALWQDMKETNTEYILLNVTFPDNFPFSPPFMRVLTPRLENGYVLDGGAICMELLTPRGWSSAYTVEAVMRQFAASLVKGQGRICRKAGKSKKAFSRKEAEATFKSLVKTHEKYGWVSPPVSDG, from the exons ATGGCTACTCTTTTGCGGAAAATCGGTCTAATTCGACTGCACGACCGAGACACGGAGGACCCGAAGCATCACCACCAGGGCTCACTGAAAGGGACTAAAGGCAACCAGaagaacaacaacatgaagcacTGCAACACCAGCAACGAGACCAACAACATCCTCAGCACGCCCGAAATCAAAGCCAGGCGCTTCGACGTGTCCGGCAAGGACAAGCCCGCTGTTAAACCGGACAAACCGAGCAAGGACGCGAAAGAGAAGCCGCAAACGGGAGGCGGCAAAGCGACGAGCGGCTCCGTGATGCCCCCGCCGGCGGCGCACCGACAGCACTGCACCCAGGTGCGGACGCGGAGGCTGATGAAGGAGCTGCAGGACATCCGGCGGCTCGGAGACAGCTTCATCACGGTGGAGCTGGCGGACGATAACCTCTTTGACTGGAATGTGAAGCTGCATCAGGTGGACAAGGACTCCGCGCTGTGGCAGGACATGAAGGAGACCAACACCGAGTACATACTGCTGAATGTCACCTTCCCCGACAATTTCCCCTTCTCCCCGCCGTTCATGCGCGTGCTGACGCCTCGGCTGGAGAACGGGTACGTGCTGGACGGCGGCGCGATCTGCATGGAGTTATTAACGCCCCGAGGCTGGTCGAGCGCGTACACCGTCGAGGCCGTGATGAGGCAGTTCGCTGCCAGTCTGGTCAaaggacag GGTCGTATCTGCAGGAAAGCAGGCAAGTCAAAGAAGGCCTTTAGTCGTAAGGAAGCTGAGGCGACCTTCAAGAGCCTTGTCAAGACCCACGAGAAGTACGGCTGGGTGTCCCCTCCTGTATCCGACGGCTGA
- the ube2ql1 gene encoding ubiquitin-conjugating enzyme E2Q-like protein CG4502 isoform X2: protein MATLLRKIGLIRLHDRDTEDPKHHHQGSLKGTKGNQKNNNMKHCNTSNETNNILSTPEIKARRFDVSGKDKPAVKPDKPSKDAKEKPQTGGGKATSGSVMPPPAAHRQHCTQVRTRRLMKELQDIRRLGDSFITVELADDNLFDWNVKLHQVDKDSALWQDMKETNTEYILLNVTFPDNFPFSPPFMRVLTPRLENGYVLDGGAICMELLTPRGWSSAYTVEAVMRQFAASLVKGQVNRVKTRNIHSTRVHMVVSVTYIAWSYLQESRQVKEGL from the exons ATGGCTACTCTTTTGCGGAAAATCGGTCTAATTCGACTGCACGACCGAGACACGGAGGACCCGAAGCATCACCACCAGGGCTCACTGAAAGGGACTAAAGGCAACCAGaagaacaacaacatgaagcacTGCAACACCAGCAACGAGACCAACAACATCCTCAGCACGCCCGAAATCAAAGCCAGGCGCTTCGACGTGTCCGGCAAGGACAAGCCCGCTGTTAAACCGGACAAACCGAGCAAGGACGCGAAAGAGAAGCCGCAAACGGGAGGCGGCAAAGCGACGAGCGGCTCCGTGATGCCCCCGCCGGCGGCGCACCGACAGCACTGCACCCAGGTGCGGACGCGGAGGCTGATGAAGGAGCTGCAGGACATCCGGCGGCTCGGAGACAGCTTCATCACGGTGGAGCTGGCGGACGATAACCTCTTTGACTGGAATGTGAAGCTGCATCAGGTGGACAAGGACTCCGCGCTGTGGCAGGACATGAAGGAGACCAACACCGAGTACATACTGCTGAATGTCACCTTCCCCGACAATTTCCCCTTCTCCCCGCCGTTCATGCGCGTGCTGACGCCTCGGCTGGAGAACGGGTACGTGCTGGACGGCGGCGCGATCTGCATGGAGTTATTAACGCCCCGAGGCTGGTCGAGCGCGTACACCGTCGAGGCCGTGATGAGGCAGTTCGCTGCCAGTCTGGTCAaaggacag GTGAATCGCGTAAAAACGCGCAACATCCATTCAACGCGGGTCCATATGGTAGTGTCTGTTACATATATTGCGT GGTCGTATCTGCAGGAAAGCAGGCAAGTCAAAGAAGGCCTTTAG